In Uranotaenia lowii strain MFRU-FL chromosome 2, ASM2978415v1, whole genome shotgun sequence, one genomic interval encodes:
- the LOC129743059 gene encoding transcription factor Ken 1-like — MVKNTFNNNDKPEPLVDINRNEGIASSHLQQHQTQQQLRSRSKSQDSLSCGGDSSPQKVSVKSERNSGSSEDGDGDRDEHEYLDEVDEAIIKSNNNHQISRHAGDGDHDAGGGNREGSEGGGRSSSVIGESAATPTKLSSSAGSGRRSGSGEPDQEDDEDYELDVEDREGDEAEGRRESLGNRRRSSSDPVNLSIVKTQDADSDDANIDVETIGNAPTKNLIPRFLDPFRTKRKAYYIHPDAETLKPLEHELMHNSPDNYVVTPHRKRRPGFHNSPAQNPPFVPSYLSPDDLRTRKCFLPGPPTYLPDVRPGSPNTQRAVAELALSHAANNNNNNNNRIRPPSADNKLAVAPFVYPWPPAALAGLPGGPGDLLGIPYVHGGPNADGTSPADLIQQMKNFESSQAELNARSGSSGGSGGNGGSIGSGGSGGGGSMGGNTAVREYRCEYCGKTFGMSWNLKTHLRVHTGEKPFACRLCVAMFKQKAHLLKHLCSVHRNVINAPEAGGRYTCCFCTLYFETLQELVRHLSGHHNNLLLSKNLHE, encoded by the exons CCGCAACGAGGGCATTGCATCGAGCCACCTGCAGCAGCACCAGACACAGCAGCAGCTGCGCAGTCGCTCCAAGAGCCAGGATTCGCTAAGCTGTGGCGGTGACAGTAGCCCCCAGAAGGTGAGCGTCAAAAGCGAACGGAACTCGGGCAGCTCCGAGGACGGCGATGGAGATCGGGACGAGCACGAGTACCTGGACGAGGTCGATGAGGCAATTATCAAGAGCAACAACAACCACCAGATCAGTAGACACGCGGGCGATGGGGATCACGATGCTGGGGGTGGGAATCGGGAGGGGAGTGAAGGTGGTGGGAGGTCGAGTTCCGTCATTGGTGAAAGTGCTGCTACACCGACGAAATTGAGTAGCTCGGCAGGTAGTGGTCGACGAAGTGGGAGCGGTGAACCGGATCAGGAAGATGATGAGGATTATGAGTTGGATGTGGAGGATCGTGAGGGGGATGAAGCTGAAGGAAGGCGTGAGTCACTCGGGAATAGACGAAGGAGTTCCTCGGACCCGGTTAATCTGTCGATCGTGAAAACACAGGACGCCGATTCGGATGACGCAAATATTGACGTGGAAACGATAGGAAATGCACCCACAAAG AACCTCATTCCGCGATTCCTGGATCCGTTCCGGACCAAGCGGAAAGCGTACTATATCCACCCGGACGCGGAGACGTTGAAGCCGCTGGAGCACGAGCTGATGCACAACTCGCCCGATAACTACGTGGTGACGCCACACCGGAAGCGCCGGCCCGGGTTCCACAACTCGCCGGCCCAGAACCCGCCCTTCGTACCGAGCTACCTGAGTCCGGATGATCTGCGGACACGAAAGTGCTTCCTGCCCGGACCGCCCACGTACCTGCCTG atgTTCGACCGGGATCGCCCAATACTCAAAGGGCTGTCGCAGAGCTAGCGTTGAGCCATGCGGCgaacaataacaataataacaacaaccGGATACGACCTCCCAGTGCCGATAATAAGCTGGCGGTTGCTCCGTTTGTGTATCCCTGGCCACCGGCTGCCCTGGCCGGCTTGCCTGGAGGTCCTGGAGATCTGCTAGGTATTCCATATGTTCACGGCGGACCGAATGCGGACGGGACGAGTCCAGCAGATTTGATTCAGCAAATGAAGAACTTTGAGAGTAGTCAGGCCGAGTTGAACGCCCGGTCCGGAAGCAGCGGAGGAAGTGGCGGCAATGGAGGCAGTATTGGATCCGGCGGGTCCGGTGGAGGAGGAAGTATGGGTGGGAACACAGCCGTGCGGGAGTATCGGTGTGAGTACTGCGGCAAGACGTTCGGCATGAGCTGGAACCTGAAGACGCATTTGCGAGTCCACACCGGGGAAAAACCGTTCGCCTGCCGGCTCTGTGTGGCCATGTTCAAACAGAAGGCTCATCTACTCAAACATCTTTGTTCGGTGCACCGGAATGTGATAAATGCGCCGGAGGCCGGCGGACGCTACACCTGCTGCTTCTGTACCTTGTACTTCGAGACGCTCCAGGAGCTGGTCCGGCATCTTTCCGGGCATCACAACAATCTGCTACTGAGCAAAAATCTCCACGAATGA